In the genome of Apostichopus japonicus isolate 1M-3 chromosome 15, ASM3797524v1, whole genome shotgun sequence, one region contains:
- the LOC139980994 gene encoding uncharacterized protein isoform X1 → MEKYSVTAFDQSDVKYGFSGTTGQFSRGQEVASLIHQVEELHTLSESAWSLRQYKKECGAPACKGSYNSERKMMRLKIDITAPLEKVLVYLLTPPFGFRNMPERDGSNIQIVERLGGGAIVAYKDIPAQGLCCCNFAARDSLVLAAVKKPTSNVAIAGIKSIEHPSHPPRDDAYRVDIPLAGLYLEQEWDVVHVEEFVSKVDMKGTIGKTGPGSQMEHMVRRMIALGRAIPIMQDVVGQPPYMQFM, encoded by the exons ATGGAGAAAT ACTCAGTTACTGCCTTTGACCAGTCAGATGTTAAATATGGTTTCTCTGGAACTACAGGTCAGTTTTCAAGAGGTCAAGAAGTTGCAAGTCTTATACACCAGGTGGAGGAGTTACATACTCTCAGTGAAAGTGCTTGGTCCTTAAGGCAGTACAAAAAAGAGTGTGGTGCTCCT GCATGCAAAGGATCGTacaacagtgaaagaaaaat gATGAGGCTGAAAATTGATATTACTGCTCCCCTCGAGAAGGTGTTAGTGTATTTACTAACCCCACCATTCGGTTTCCGAAATATGCCGGAAAGGGACGGAAGTAACATACAGATAGTTGAACGTCTTGGAGGG GGAGCTATTGTAGCTTACAAAGATATCCCAGCGCAAGGCCTCTGTTGTTGCAATTTTGCAGCACGAGATAGTTTAGTTTTGGCAGCAGTGAAAAAACCGACAAGCAACGTGGCTATTGCGGGGATAAAATCAATTGAGCATCCTTCTCATCCTCCTAGAGATGATGCTTACAGAGTAGATATTCCACTAGCAGGTCTTTACCTTGAGCAAGAATG GGATGTCGTCCATGTGGAGGAGTTTGTTTCTAAAGTAGATATGAAGGGCACAATTGGTAAAACGGGACCAGGGAGCCAGATGGAGCACATGGTACGACGGATGATCGCCTTGGGCCGAGCCATCCCAATAATGCAGGATGTTGTTGGCCAACCACCTTACATGCAGTTCATGTAG
- the LOC139980994 gene encoding uncharacterized protein isoform X2 — MYSVTAFDQSDVKYGFSGTTGQFSRGQEVASLIHQVEELHTLSESAWSLRQYKKECGAPACKGSYNSERKMMRLKIDITAPLEKVLVYLLTPPFGFRNMPERDGSNIQIVERLGGGAIVAYKDIPAQGLCCCNFAARDSLVLAAVKKPTSNVAIAGIKSIEHPSHPPRDDAYRVDIPLAGLYLEQEWDVVHVEEFVSKVDMKGTIGKTGPGSQMEHMVRRMIALGRAIPIMQDVVGQPPYMQFM; from the exons ATGT ACTCAGTTACTGCCTTTGACCAGTCAGATGTTAAATATGGTTTCTCTGGAACTACAGGTCAGTTTTCAAGAGGTCAAGAAGTTGCAAGTCTTATACACCAGGTGGAGGAGTTACATACTCTCAGTGAAAGTGCTTGGTCCTTAAGGCAGTACAAAAAAGAGTGTGGTGCTCCT GCATGCAAAGGATCGTacaacagtgaaagaaaaat gATGAGGCTGAAAATTGATATTACTGCTCCCCTCGAGAAGGTGTTAGTGTATTTACTAACCCCACCATTCGGTTTCCGAAATATGCCGGAAAGGGACGGAAGTAACATACAGATAGTTGAACGTCTTGGAGGG GGAGCTATTGTAGCTTACAAAGATATCCCAGCGCAAGGCCTCTGTTGTTGCAATTTTGCAGCACGAGATAGTTTAGTTTTGGCAGCAGTGAAAAAACCGACAAGCAACGTGGCTATTGCGGGGATAAAATCAATTGAGCATCCTTCTCATCCTCCTAGAGATGATGCTTACAGAGTAGATATTCCACTAGCAGGTCTTTACCTTGAGCAAGAATG GGATGTCGTCCATGTGGAGGAGTTTGTTTCTAAAGTAGATATGAAGGGCACAATTGGTAAAACGGGACCAGGGAGCCAGATGGAGCACATGGTACGACGGATGATCGCCTTGGGCCGAGCCATCCCAATAATGCAGGATGTTGTTGGCCAACCACCTTACATGCAGTTCATGTAG